From a region of the Cucumis sativus cultivar 9930 chromosome 6, Cucumber_9930_V3, whole genome shotgun sequence genome:
- the LOC101221241 gene encoding nudix hydrolase 16, mitochondrial isoform X2, which produces MSDLVARTGRHQQRYDAGCRLIAGCIPFRYRSSDGSSDEISDKVVEVLMIDTPSGPGLLFPKGGWENDETVEEAAVREAIEEAGVRGELMGFLGDYHFKSKTQQDEFSPDGLCRAAMYALLVTEELECWPEQNTRNRSWVTIPEAIEKCRHAWMTDALVIGFNKWHAENTSDE; this is translated from the exons ATGTCTGATTTGGTGGCCCGCACTGGACGGCATCAGCAGCGGTACGATGCCGGTTGTCGCCTTATTGCTGG GTGTATTCCTTTTAGGTATAGAAGTTCCGATGGCAGTAGTGATGAAATTTCAGATAAAGTAGTGGAGGTGCTTATGATTGACACACCTAGTGGACCGGGCCTTTTGTTCCCAAAG GGAGGCTGGGAGAATGACGAGACAGTGGAGGAGGCTGCTGTAAGGGAAGCTATTGAAGAAGCGGGTGTTCGTGGTGAACTTATG GGTTTCTTGGGAGACTATCATTTCAAGAGTAAAACACAGCAAGATGAGTTTAGTCCAGATGGATTGTGTAGAGCTGCAATGTATGCATTACTTGTCACTGAGGAGCTTGAGTGCTGGCCGGAGCAGAACACAAGAAACAGAAGTTGGGTGACCATACCTGAGGCAATTGAAAAATGCAGGCATGCATGGATGACGGATGCCCTTGTCATTGGTTTTAACAAATGGCATGCAGAAAATACTAGTGATGAATAA
- the LOC101221241 gene encoding nudix hydrolase 16, mitochondrial isoform X3: MSDLVARTGRHQQRCIPFRYRSSDGSSDEISDKVVEVLMIDTPSGPGLLFPKGGWENDETVEEAAVREAIEEAGVRGELMGFLGDYHFKSKTQQDEFSPDGLCRAAMYALLVTEELECWPEQNTRNRSWVTIPEAIEKCRHAWMTDALVIGFNKWHAENTSDE; the protein is encoded by the exons ATGTCTGATTTGGTGGCCCGCACTGGACGGCATCAGCAGCG GTGTATTCCTTTTAGGTATAGAAGTTCCGATGGCAGTAGTGATGAAATTTCAGATAAAGTAGTGGAGGTGCTTATGATTGACACACCTAGTGGACCGGGCCTTTTGTTCCCAAAG GGAGGCTGGGAGAATGACGAGACAGTGGAGGAGGCTGCTGTAAGGGAAGCTATTGAAGAAGCGGGTGTTCGTGGTGAACTTATG GGTTTCTTGGGAGACTATCATTTCAAGAGTAAAACACAGCAAGATGAGTTTAGTCCAGATGGATTGTGTAGAGCTGCAATGTATGCATTACTTGTCACTGAGGAGCTTGAGTGCTGGCCGGAGCAGAACACAAGAAACAGAAGTTGGGTGACCATACCTGAGGCAATTGAAAAATGCAGGCATGCATGGATGACGGATGCCCTTGTCATTGGTTTTAACAAATGGCATGCAGAAAATACTAGTGATGAATAA
- the LOC101221241 gene encoding nudix hydrolase 16, mitochondrial isoform X1, with protein sequence MMWEMQRINLYNWNWNSIMLFELVWCIPFRYRSSDGSSDEISDKVVEVLMIDTPSGPGLLFPKGGWENDETVEEAAVREAIEEAGVRGELMGFLGDYHFKSKTQQDEFSPDGLCRAAMYALLVTEELECWPEQNTRNRSWVTIPEAIEKCRHAWMTDALVIGFNKWHAENTSDE encoded by the exons ATGATGTGGGAAATGCAGAGAATAAATCTGTATAACTGGAATTGGAATAGCATCATGCTCTTTGAGCTTGTTTG GTGTATTCCTTTTAGGTATAGAAGTTCCGATGGCAGTAGTGATGAAATTTCAGATAAAGTAGTGGAGGTGCTTATGATTGACACACCTAGTGGACCGGGCCTTTTGTTCCCAAAG GGAGGCTGGGAGAATGACGAGACAGTGGAGGAGGCTGCTGTAAGGGAAGCTATTGAAGAAGCGGGTGTTCGTGGTGAACTTATG GGTTTCTTGGGAGACTATCATTTCAAGAGTAAAACACAGCAAGATGAGTTTAGTCCAGATGGATTGTGTAGAGCTGCAATGTATGCATTACTTGTCACTGAGGAGCTTGAGTGCTGGCCGGAGCAGAACACAAGAAACAGAAGTTGGGTGACCATACCTGAGGCAATTGAAAAATGCAGGCATGCATGGATGACGGATGCCCTTGTCATTGGTTTTAACAAATGGCATGCAGAAAATACTAGTGATGAATAA
- the LOC101213210 gene encoding transcription factor TGA2, translating to MATEGSPRTDISTDGDTDEKSGRPDRGQLALTMASDSSDRSKDKTDQKTLRRLAQNREAARKSRLRKKAYVQQLESSRLKLTQLEQELQRARQQGIFISSSGDQTHSMSGNGAMAFDVEYARWLEDHNRQLNELRSAVNSHASDPELRIVVDGILVHYDELFRLKGNAAKADVFHLLSGMWKTPAERCFLWLGGFCSSELLKLLVNQLEPLTEQQLVGITNLQQSSQQAEDALSQGMEALQQSLAETLSSGALGSSGSSGNVANYMGQMAMAMGKLGTLEGFIRQADNLRQQTLQQMHRILTTRQSARALLAIHDYFSRLRALSSLWLARPRE from the exons ATGGCTACTGAGGGCAGTCCCAGGACTGATATCTCAACAGATGGGGACACAGATGAAAAAAGCGGGAGG CCTGATAGAGGCCAACTTGCTCTTACCATGGCTTCTGATTCTAGTGACAGATCAAAGGATAAAACTGATCAGAAG ACTCTTCGCCGGCTAGCACAAAATCGTGAGGCTGCAAGGAAAAGCCGTTTGAGGAAAAAG GCATATGTTCAACAACTAGAAAGCAGTCGATTAAAGTTGACACAACTTGAGCAGGAGCTTCAGCGAGCACGACAACAG GGAATTTTCATATCAAGCTCGGGTGACCAGACCCATTCAATGAGTGGAAATG GGGCCATGGCATTTGATGTAGAATATGCCCGATGGCTTGAAGATCACAATCGTCAACTGAACGAATTGAGATCAGCTGTTAACTCACATGCAAGTGACCCAGAATTGCGTATTGTTGTCGATGGCATCTTGGTTCATTATGATGAGCTCTTTAGACTCAAGGGAAATGCAGCAAAGGCTGACGTTTTCCATTTATTATCAGGCATGTGGAAAACACCTGCAGAAAGATGTTTTCTTTGGCTTGGGGGTTTTTGTTCATCCGAGCTCTTAAAG CTTCTTGTAAATCAACTGGAGCCTCTAACGGAGCAGCAGTTGGTGGGAATCACAAACTTGCAGCAATCATCACAGCAGGCAGAAGATGCATTATCACAAGGGATGGAGGCCTTGCAACAGTCCCTGGCAGAGACATTGTCGAGTGGAGCTCTCGGTTCCTCTGGTTCGTCAGGGAATGTCGCAAACTACATGGGTCAAATGGCCATGGCCATGGGTAAACTCGGGACCCTCGAGGGCTTTATACGCCAA GCTGACAATCTACGACAACAGACACTTCAACAAATGCACCGAATATTGACAACTCGTCAGTCTGCTCGTGCACTTCTTGCCATACATGACTACTTCTCCAGACTACGTGCTCTTAGTTCGCTCTGGCTTGCTCGTCCCAGAGAGTAA